In Verrucomicrobiia bacterium, a genomic segment contains:
- a CDS encoding anti-sigma regulatory factor, with amino-acid sequence MPNDSQVPTSPESRVPISSNIDIVTARQQGRQLALDLGFEGAEVTLIAAAISEVARNIMDHAKRGEIILANVRNGNKLGIQIIAQDEGPGIPNIPQAMQYGYSSRKGLGVGLPGAKWLMDEFFIVSHIGKGTTVTMRKWLH; translated from the coding sequence ATGCCAAATGACTCCCAAGTTCCGACGAGTCCCGAATCGCGCGTGCCGATCAGCTCGAATATCGACATCGTGACGGCGCGCCAGCAGGGGCGCCAGCTTGCCTTGGATCTTGGCTTTGAAGGTGCTGAAGTCACCTTGATCGCGGCGGCCATCTCTGAGGTAGCCCGCAACATCATGGATCACGCGAAACGCGGTGAGATCATCCTCGCCAATGTGCGCAATGGAAACAAGTTAGGCATACAAATCATCGCGCAAGACGAAGGGCCGGGCATCCCGAATATCCCACAGGCGATGCAGTATGGTTACTCCTCACGCAAAGGATTGGGTGTGGGATTGCCGGGAGCCAAGTGGCTGATGGATGAGTTTTTCATCGTCTCGCATATCGGCAAAGGAACCACTGTCACGATGCGGAAGTGGCTGCACTGA
- the udk gene encoding uridine kinase, translating to MNTNGTTHNGVFIIAIAGGSGSGKTWLANSLRQSLGGEATHLALDDFYLDRSDLPENERGIINFDTPSAIDWRALKNALAQCKRGESLLHVPRYDFATHTRMDEVSVLPVKPVVIVDGLWLFHRMALRAMFDLKIFVECPNDLRFCRRMERDVLERGRTADSVTEQFKATVLPMHEKHVQPQAKWADTVICSPPAETDVLHLAEKVKAGSVKASAKKFSMWSSEPLNLKCYECLAD from the coding sequence GTGAACACCAACGGCACAACTCATAACGGGGTCTTTATCATCGCCATCGCAGGCGGTAGCGGATCGGGCAAGACCTGGCTGGCCAATTCCTTGCGTCAATCGCTGGGAGGTGAGGCGACGCACCTTGCGCTCGATGATTTTTACCTGGATCGCTCGGATTTGCCTGAAAATGAACGGGGAATCATCAATTTCGACACTCCCAGTGCCATTGATTGGCGTGCTTTGAAGAATGCCCTCGCGCAATGCAAGCGTGGGGAAAGTCTTTTGCACGTTCCCCGTTACGATTTTGCAACGCATACACGCATGGACGAGGTGAGCGTGCTGCCCGTGAAGCCGGTGGTGATCGTGGATGGACTGTGGCTTTTCCATCGCATGGCTCTGCGGGCGATGTTCGATCTGAAGATTTTTGTCGAATGCCCGAATGATTTGCGCTTCTGCCGCAGGATGGAACGGGACGTGCTAGAACGAGGCAGGACTGCTGATTCGGTGACGGAGCAGTTCAAGGCGACGGTGCTTCCGATGCATGAAAAGCACGTGCAGCCACAGGCGAAATGGGCGGATACGGTGATCTGCTCGCCACCGGCAGAAACAGATGTCCTTCACCTGGCGGAGAAAGTGAAGGCCGGTTCAGTGAAAGCCTCCGCCAAGAAATTTTCCATGTGGTCCAGTGAACCTCTTAACTTGAAATGCTATGAATGCCTTGCTGATTGA
- a CDS encoding sugar transferase translates to MNALLIEHYTAIQNPWGRWRANLHVAWRRIMWRFFLKNAQIAKRLLDIVLSFIALIVLAPVFALIAILIKLEDRGPVFFCQKRVGKDGREFKMYKFRSMCMDAEAKLAAILKQNQHQQGVTFKMKNDPRLTRIGKWLRKFSLDEFPQFYNVFIGDMSMVGPRPPVPREVKLYSLADRRRLVVKPGLTCFWQIGGRSEIDFSGQVKLDVEYIESQSFWVDIKIIAKTVPAVLTGKGAC, encoded by the coding sequence ATGAATGCCTTGCTGATTGAACACTACACTGCCATTCAGAATCCTTGGGGACGGTGGCGCGCCAACCTCCACGTCGCTTGGCGCCGCATCATGTGGCGCTTCTTCTTGAAGAACGCGCAGATCGCCAAACGCCTGCTCGACATTGTGCTGAGTTTCATCGCGCTGATCGTGCTCGCGCCTGTCTTCGCGCTGATCGCCATTCTCATCAAACTCGAAGATCGCGGTCCGGTGTTCTTCTGCCAGAAGCGCGTGGGCAAAGACGGTCGCGAGTTCAAGATGTACAAGTTTCGCTCCATGTGCATGGATGCGGAAGCGAAGCTCGCCGCGATCCTGAAGCAGAACCAGCATCAGCAGGGCGTCACCTTCAAGATGAAGAATGATCCGCGCCTGACGCGCATTGGCAAATGGCTCCGCAAGTTCTCGCTCGATGAGTTTCCGCAGTTCTACAACGTGTTCATCGGTGATATGTCGATGGTGGGTCCGCGTCCTCCCGTGCCGCGTGAAGTGAAGCTCTACTCGCTGGCAGATCGCCGCCGCCTCGTGGTGAAGCCCGGATTGACCTGCTTCTGGCAGATCGGTGGCCGCAGTGAGATCGACTTCTCAGGCCAGGTGAAGCTGGACGTGGAATACATCGAGAGCCAAAGCTTCTGGGTGGATATCAAGATCATCGCCAAAACCGTTCCGGCCGTGCTGACTGGAAAGGGAGCGTGCTAA
- a CDS encoding glycosyltransferase family 4 protein, whose protein sequence is MKLLFAHECFGAFGGAESNLFHTATELKRRGHSVAIVHGPSTGKGVEKWEQLFDERFPLNESETLTSAVRRFQPDSIYVHKLAEIQPLEEMLASRTPVVRMVHDHETYCLRGCRYGHLSRDICTRPLSAYCLFPCGGFIAKSNGGGLPVRLINYFQRKKEMEINRQFDRLIVATNYMKEELLLNEFDENKIEIHAPTPPRTEAVERKETKQTNLILFSGQIIRGKGVDVLLQALKQVKCDFQCLIFGDGGHRSYCESLCRELGLNDRVQFKGYVSQDELQKYYGQASVMVVSSVWPEPFGAVGLEGMHHALPVVAFDAGGIKEWLIDGYNGFLVPWMDTKEYAARVEELLINKPLAEKMGHCGKQLANEVFNFSNYVDGLESMFDRVIKHQKA, encoded by the coding sequence ATGAAGCTGTTATTTGCTCACGAATGTTTTGGTGCCTTTGGCGGTGCGGAATCAAACTTGTTCCACACGGCCACTGAGTTGAAGCGCCGCGGACATTCTGTTGCGATCGTGCATGGTCCTTCGACCGGTAAAGGAGTGGAGAAGTGGGAGCAGCTTTTCGATGAACGCTTTCCTCTCAATGAATCGGAAACGTTGACCTCAGCCGTCCGCCGCTTTCAGCCGGATTCGATCTACGTCCACAAGCTCGCGGAAATTCAACCATTGGAAGAAATGCTGGCTTCTCGCACGCCGGTGGTGCGGATGGTTCATGACCACGAGACGTATTGCCTGCGTGGCTGCCGCTACGGTCATCTGAGCCGCGACATCTGCACTCGTCCGCTCTCGGCCTATTGCCTTTTTCCGTGCGGAGGATTCATCGCCAAGAGCAATGGTGGCGGCCTTCCTGTGCGCCTGATCAATTATTTTCAGCGCAAGAAGGAGATGGAGATCAATCGTCAGTTCGATCGCTTGATCGTGGCCACGAATTACATGAAGGAGGAATTGCTCCTGAATGAATTCGATGAAAACAAGATTGAGATTCATGCGCCTACGCCTCCGCGCACCGAGGCTGTTGAGCGGAAGGAGACAAAGCAAACGAACCTGATCCTCTTCAGTGGTCAGATCATTCGCGGTAAAGGCGTGGATGTGCTTCTGCAGGCGTTGAAGCAAGTGAAGTGTGATTTCCAGTGTCTGATCTTTGGTGATGGCGGTCATCGTTCCTATTGCGAATCGCTTTGCCGCGAGCTTGGACTCAATGATCGGGTGCAATTCAAAGGCTACGTCAGCCAGGATGAACTGCAAAAGTATTACGGTCAGGCAAGCGTGATGGTGGTGAGCTCAGTCTGGCCGGAACCGTTCGGTGCAGTTGGCTTGGAAGGAATGCATCATGCACTACCTGTTGTGGCTTTTGATGCAGGAGGCATCAAGGAATGGTTGATCGATGGTTACAATGGCTTTCTCGTTCCATGGATGGATACGAAAGAATATGCGGCCCGGGTGGAGGAATTGCTGATCAACAAGCCGCTGGCGGAGAAGATGGGACATTGCGGAAAGCAACTCGCCAATGAAGTTTTCAATTTTTCCAACTATGTCGATGGCCTTGAAAGCATGTTCGACCGGGTCATCAAACATCAAAAAGCGTGA
- a CDS encoding SpoIIE family protein phosphatase → MIAAPNSSLLPVEWAVASRPLPGQNALGDGSLVKPGTDGMVFAVVDGLGHGAEAAKVTATGLEVMGNDESMSVLTLVKLCNEALLQSRGLTISIASLDFNADEMTWLAIGNVDALLLRANPDKQPPMQNVLQRAGVVGYQMPNLQTEALPISPGDLLIFSTDGIRPGFITSIVRKDPVAHIAHSILNNFFKGTDDALVLVARYHGRKP, encoded by the coding sequence ATGATTGCTGCGCCTAACAGTTCATTGCTTCCAGTCGAATGGGCAGTCGCTTCACGTCCCCTGCCCGGCCAGAACGCGCTTGGTGATGGTTCGCTGGTCAAACCCGGCACTGATGGAATGGTCTTTGCCGTAGTGGATGGACTCGGTCACGGTGCCGAAGCAGCCAAGGTGACTGCCACTGGCCTAGAAGTGATGGGGAATGACGAGAGCATGTCCGTTCTCACGCTCGTCAAACTATGCAACGAGGCGTTGCTACAGTCACGAGGCCTCACGATCAGCATCGCCTCACTAGATTTCAATGCGGATGAGATGACCTGGTTGGCGATCGGCAACGTGGATGCATTGCTGTTGCGCGCCAATCCGGACAAGCAACCGCCGATGCAAAATGTTCTGCAACGCGCTGGCGTGGTTGGTTATCAAATGCCAAACCTTCAGACTGAGGCTTTACCCATCAGCCCCGGAGATTTGTTAATTTTTAGCACGGACGGCATCCGCCCTGGCTTCATCACCTCGATTGTGCGCAAAGATCCGGTCGCGCATATCGCCCATAGCATTCTCAATAATTTCTTTAAAGGCACTGATGATGCGCTCGTGCTCGTAGCGC
- a CDS encoding STAS domain-containing protein codes for MKKKKPLNAPLVSGETSAALLRELVAHLRENRTQLREEWARRITDAQLLTAMSKEEIFSEATSVYDNYVEVLETGNVEALQDYARNLSERIIPRGVETDEVLGIVLLLRDVLARSLFGKYQNDLLLLNRVLDAYEPAANRIANTVGVSFVQERERIIRQQQEAIRELSTPVLQVRERLLILPIIGVIDSQRARQLTEQLLRSIRTNRAKVVVVDITGVPTIDSTVANHLVQTVEASRLMGASVIITGLSSEIAQTLVTIGVDLSKVNAVGDLQGGLEEAELFLGYKVILMEEHTLSEKTA; via the coding sequence ATGAAAAAGAAGAAACCACTCAACGCACCCCTCGTCTCTGGTGAGACCAGCGCTGCCCTTCTTCGTGAATTGGTAGCTCACTTGCGCGAGAACCGGACGCAACTTCGTGAAGAATGGGCCCGACGAATCACAGATGCCCAACTGCTCACCGCGATGAGCAAGGAAGAGATCTTTTCCGAAGCGACGTCAGTTTACGACAACTACGTCGAAGTGTTGGAAACCGGCAATGTGGAGGCCCTGCAAGATTACGCCCGCAACCTTTCCGAACGCATCATCCCCCGCGGTGTTGAAACGGATGAAGTTCTAGGCATTGTGCTGCTGCTGCGTGATGTGCTGGCCCGTTCCCTTTTCGGTAAATATCAGAATGATCTCCTGCTATTGAACCGAGTATTGGACGCCTATGAACCGGCAGCCAATCGCATCGCGAACACAGTGGGTGTCAGCTTTGTTCAGGAACGCGAACGCATCATCCGCCAGCAACAGGAAGCAATCCGTGAACTTTCTACTCCCGTACTACAAGTGCGCGAGCGGCTGCTGATCCTGCCGATCATCGGTGTCATCGATTCCCAACGCGCCCGTCAGCTCACCGAACAGCTTCTGCGCAGCATCCGCACCAATCGTGCAAAAGTCGTCGTGGTAGACATCACCGGTGTACCGACAATCGATTCCACGGTGGCGAATCACTTGGTTCAAACCGTCGAGGCATCGCGCTTGATGGGCGCCAGCGTGATCATCACTGGCCTCTCCTCGGAGATCGCGCAGACGCTTGTGACCATCGGCGTGGATCTGAGCAAAGTGAATGCCGTGGGTGATCTGCAAGGCGGACTCGAGGAAGCTGAGCTCTTCTTAGGTTACAAAGTGATCCTCATGGAAGAGCACACTTTGAGCGAAAAAACGGCATAA
- a CDS encoding glycoside hydrolase family 9 protein, with amino-acid sequence MILRVLLLLLLVGAWARAGNQEEYYQLPIVGEHSLRIISPEMLELNLVTTKEINGQPKEWNFIDTSGKATLPQVDVFEVTANGAKINVTGVGFKRRVLYAPLRKRDLRIGNHLYLQLEKPLAEGQKIEVKSSFFGKEEKYAAQNSLYRLSDAIHINQTGYHPAQSKKAMIGYYLGSLGEMKTSALKSFKLLTADLKTEVYQGSLTNRLDYGFPFTSYQQVVEADFSSFTNSGEYRLAVDGLGVSYPFFIHEGYPATLARTYALGLYHQRCGCSNTLPFTRFTHTACHLHPAEVPTASFTNTQKFLLQDSANATNNVRHTAPVMKDFAASLYPFVKQGQIDVSKGHHDAGDYSKYTINSAGLIHNLVFAADAFPGVGELDNLGIPESGDGLSDLLQEANWEAEFLAKLQDDDGGFYFLVYPRERRYEHNVLPEFGDKQIVWPKTTAATGAAVAALAQISSSPLFKKQFPEAAKIYLKKAEAGWAFLERAIEQHGKDGAYQKITHYGDDFMHDDELAWAACELYLATGDSKYQKKFMDWYRPDDANTRKWGWWRLYDGYGNAARSYAFAVKSGRLKSQQTNPLMMTKCENEVAKAAEDQLQRYQQSAYGTSFPVETKRVRAAGWYFSSGAAFDLAVGMQISYPVNKDLRPKFLEALLANFNYELGCNPVNVSFVTGLGFKPQQEIVHHYAQNDQRALPLSGIPIGNLQSGFGWLDFYKTELGALTYPLDGAANDPFPIYDRWGDSFNVQAEFVVVNQARALAASAFLMAQTSLKSEPWRGEVGQIQIDKSSNPPIARLVAKSIKPGTARIIWETSNTNSAPKLSQTYELPKDLPDWIEVEAVTMDGKRIVAVTNFVSGAKNK; translated from the coding sequence GTGATTCTGCGAGTTCTGTTGCTGTTGTTGCTCGTGGGGGCCTGGGCACGAGCGGGCAACCAAGAGGAATATTATCAATTACCTATCGTGGGAGAGCATTCTCTCCGCATCATTTCCCCGGAAATGCTAGAGCTTAATCTCGTCACTACGAAAGAGATCAACGGGCAGCCCAAGGAGTGGAATTTTATTGATACCAGCGGGAAGGCGACACTGCCCCAAGTAGACGTGTTTGAGGTGACTGCCAATGGGGCCAAGATCAATGTCACAGGAGTCGGGTTCAAAAGACGGGTGCTCTATGCGCCTTTAAGGAAGAGGGACCTACGGATCGGTAATCATCTCTATCTGCAACTAGAGAAACCATTGGCAGAGGGGCAAAAGATCGAAGTGAAGAGTTCCTTTTTTGGGAAAGAGGAGAAATATGCCGCCCAGAATTCCCTATATCGACTGAGCGATGCCATACACATCAACCAAACAGGCTATCATCCTGCGCAATCCAAGAAAGCGATGATCGGCTATTACCTTGGCAGTTTGGGAGAGATGAAGACGTCGGCGTTGAAGAGTTTCAAACTCCTCACTGCCGACCTGAAAACTGAAGTCTATCAAGGAAGTTTGACCAACCGATTGGACTACGGTTTTCCTTTCACTAGCTATCAGCAAGTGGTCGAGGCGGATTTCTCCTCCTTCACGAATTCAGGGGAATACCGGTTGGCGGTGGATGGTTTGGGTGTTTCTTACCCATTTTTCATCCACGAAGGCTATCCAGCCACGCTCGCAAGAACATATGCTTTAGGGCTCTATCATCAACGTTGTGGTTGCAGCAACACATTGCCATTCACGCGGTTCACCCATACTGCATGTCATCTGCATCCAGCAGAAGTTCCCACTGCTTCCTTCACGAATACCCAGAAATTCCTGCTGCAAGATTCTGCGAATGCCACCAATAACGTCCGTCATACGGCGCCCGTGATGAAGGATTTTGCTGCGTCGTTGTATCCCTTTGTGAAGCAAGGGCAGATAGACGTTTCCAAAGGGCACCATGATGCGGGTGACTATAGTAAGTACACGATCAACAGTGCCGGACTCATCCATAATCTGGTGTTCGCTGCCGATGCTTTTCCCGGAGTAGGTGAACTGGACAATCTCGGCATACCCGAAAGCGGCGATGGTCTCAGTGATCTCTTACAGGAAGCGAATTGGGAGGCGGAATTCCTCGCCAAACTTCAAGATGATGATGGTGGTTTCTATTTCTTGGTATATCCGCGCGAGCGCCGCTATGAACACAATGTCCTGCCGGAGTTCGGTGATAAACAGATCGTCTGGCCTAAAACTACGGCTGCGACTGGAGCTGCTGTTGCTGCCTTGGCACAGATATCTTCATCACCACTTTTCAAGAAGCAGTTTCCTGAAGCAGCCAAGATTTATCTGAAGAAGGCTGAAGCGGGTTGGGCTTTCCTCGAACGTGCCATCGAGCAACACGGCAAGGACGGCGCGTATCAGAAGATCACGCATTACGGTGATGATTTTATGCACGATGACGAATTGGCATGGGCAGCGTGCGAACTCTATCTAGCTACGGGTGATTCCAAATATCAGAAGAAGTTCATGGACTGGTATCGCCCCGATGATGCGAACACGCGGAAGTGGGGCTGGTGGCGGCTTTATGATGGTTATGGCAATGCTGCTCGCAGTTACGCCTTTGCGGTGAAGAGCGGGCGGCTTAAATCTCAGCAGACCAATCCGTTGATGATGACCAAGTGCGAGAATGAAGTAGCCAAGGCTGCCGAAGATCAATTGCAACGCTACCAACAAAGCGCATACGGAACCAGTTTTCCTGTGGAGACGAAACGTGTCCGTGCTGCCGGGTGGTATTTCTCGTCCGGTGCGGCATTCGACCTAGCGGTCGGTATGCAGATCAGTTATCCGGTGAACAAGGATCTGCGTCCGAAATTTTTGGAAGCGTTGTTGGCGAACTTCAATTACGAGCTTGGTTGCAATCCGGTTAATGTTTCCTTTGTCACTGGTCTGGGCTTCAAACCGCAACAAGAGATTGTTCATCACTACGCCCAGAATGACCAACGCGCTTTACCACTGAGCGGCATTCCGATAGGCAATTTGCAAAGCGGTTTTGGTTGGCTGGATTTTTACAAGACAGAGCTGGGAGCTTTGACGTATCCGCTCGATGGGGCGGCCAATGATCCATTCCCGATTTATGACCGTTGGGGGGATAGCTTCAATGTGCAGGCGGAGTTTGTGGTGGTGAACCAAGCGCGGGCTTTGGCGGCCTCTGCTTTTCTCATGGCACAAACTTCGTTGAAGAGCGAGCCGTGGCGTGGAGAGGTCGGCCAGATACAGATCGATAAATCTTCTAATCCGCCGATTGCACGTCTGGTTGCAAAAAGCATCAAACCGGGGACGGCTCGTATCATTTGGGAGACTTCTAATACCAACAGTGCGCCGAAACTCTCTCAAACGTACGAATTGCCGAAGGATTTGCCCGATTGGATCGAGGTGGAAGCGGTCACGATGGATGGGAAAAGGATTGTGGCCGTCACCAATTTTGTCTCCGGGGCAAAAAACAAGTAA
- a CDS encoding STAS domain-containing protein, producing the protein MMVPILKQGDYLIASVQSILSDEDLIQLRDDLAAKVGKFRTKAVIIDVTVMDVIDSFATRMLRAIAHMLKLRGADTVIVGIQPEVAFAMVQLGLTLEGVGTALDLEEGLAFLGTHSKRSIKHAK; encoded by the coding sequence ATCATGGTTCCTATCCTCAAACAAGGCGACTACCTGATCGCCAGTGTTCAATCGATACTTTCCGATGAGGATTTGATCCAGCTTCGTGACGACCTCGCGGCCAAGGTCGGCAAGTTCCGCACCAAAGCGGTAATAATTGATGTGACTGTCATGGATGTCATCGACTCATTTGCCACGCGCATGCTGCGGGCCATCGCCCACATGCTGAAACTGCGCGGCGCAGACACGGTGATCGTAGGCATCCAGCCAGAGGTAGCCTTTGCCATGGTGCAACTAGGACTGACATTGGAGGGCGTCGGCACCGCTCTGGATCTGGAGGAAGGCCTCGCCTTCCTGGGCACTCATTCCAAGAGGAGTATCAAACATGCCAAATGA